A part of Reinekea thalattae genomic DNA contains:
- a CDS encoding nitrate reductase has product MPKLKPLASETIKSTCPYCGVGCGVLAKPVNDSVSVQGDAEHPANAGKLCIKGSQLSSTLTSHGRLQAPVVENQQTSWTQALDYVAEKFRQSIEQYGPDSVAFYLSGQILSEDYYVANKLMKGFIGSANVDTNSRLCMSSAVAAYKRAFGSDTVPNSYDDLEETDLMILIGSNAAWTHPILYQRMRAAQKKNPHYKMVVIDPKRSATAGEADLHLAIKPGTDAMLYNGLLAYLARVGKLDQTFINQHTNNFEQALEACPQTLTEVALFCGISENKLRQFYDWFANAKRSISFYSMGINQSNSGTDKCNAIINVHLASGQIGKPGCGPYSITGQPNAMGGREVGGLANTLAAHMEFDATGIDKVSRFWRSNNIAKAPGLKALDMFEAVEQDKIKVLWVIGTNPAVSLPDSDRIKRILQQCECLIVSDCMAETDTTQYADVLLPATGWGEKNGTVTNADRTISRQRGFIQPLGQARHDWWIISEVAKRLGYGDAFQYEHAYEIFREHAQLSGFENNGSRDFDISAFSNITQQQYDSLKPIQWPVNETYPSGKARMFDDQQFFTADKKANFIAITPKLPELNAADKNSLILNNGRGRDQWHTMTRTSAAKKLNSHELYPSVLINPLDAKKLSIMANDLVKIANKNSNTLAIAKLSTSQSPGECYMSIHWNQQFANKTKANNLTQFIADPVSGQPQYKQNRVQAQAVTTKRWLALFSQQAISLNHNDNFSVSIEVNRGYFYLQALSESMLESECLSLLPNVEKQLQYRRPNQDEYRITGIVDSQIDYIVSVSEQSPIPALDALMRMFEQGQCNSELENELMSKSIDVIGQRVCSCFNVYHSDISDYLKQHPEASQSELQRELRCGSNCGSCRPEIADIVSHWQADVKVAENL; this is encoded by the coding sequence GTGCCAAAGCTAAAACCGCTTGCTAGCGAGACGATTAAATCAACCTGTCCTTACTGTGGTGTTGGCTGTGGTGTTTTAGCCAAACCAGTCAATGATAGCGTCAGCGTTCAGGGTGATGCCGAGCACCCTGCCAATGCCGGTAAGCTGTGCATTAAAGGCAGTCAGCTTTCGTCAACGTTAACCAGCCATGGCCGTTTGCAAGCCCCCGTTGTCGAAAACCAACAGACGTCATGGACACAAGCTCTGGACTACGTTGCAGAGAAGTTTCGCCAAAGTATTGAACAATACGGTCCCGATTCAGTCGCCTTTTATTTAAGCGGCCAGATTCTTAGCGAAGATTATTATGTTGCCAATAAGCTGATGAAAGGCTTTATCGGTAGCGCGAACGTTGATACCAATTCACGGCTCTGCATGTCTTCGGCGGTCGCGGCCTATAAGCGTGCCTTTGGCAGCGACACCGTACCGAACAGCTATGACGATTTAGAAGAAACCGACTTGATGATCCTCATCGGCTCCAATGCGGCTTGGACGCATCCGATTTTGTATCAACGCATGCGAGCAGCTCAGAAAAAAAATCCCCACTATAAAATGGTGGTGATCGACCCTAAAAGATCGGCGACGGCTGGCGAAGCAGATTTGCATTTGGCAATTAAACCCGGCACCGATGCCATGCTTTACAATGGTCTACTGGCTTATTTAGCGCGTGTTGGGAAACTCGATCAAACATTTATTAATCAGCACACCAACAATTTTGAACAGGCACTTGAAGCCTGCCCACAAACGCTAACAGAGGTCGCTCTGTTTTGTGGTATTTCAGAAAATAAATTACGCCAGTTTTATGATTGGTTTGCCAATGCTAAGCGCAGTATTAGTTTTTATTCTATGGGCATTAATCAATCCAACAGTGGCACCGATAAGTGCAACGCCATTATTAATGTCCACTTAGCTAGTGGCCAAATTGGCAAACCGGGCTGTGGCCCTTACTCCATCACTGGCCAACCTAACGCCATGGGCGGACGTGAAGTTGGCGGTTTAGCCAACACGTTGGCCGCTCATATGGAATTCGATGCCACAGGCATCGATAAAGTCAGCCGTTTTTGGCGCAGCAACAACATTGCTAAAGCACCCGGCTTAAAAGCATTAGATATGTTCGAAGCGGTTGAGCAAGATAAAATTAAAGTGCTTTGGGTAATCGGTACAAACCCAGCGGTTTCATTACCCGACTCAGACCGCATAAAAAGAATCTTGCAACAGTGCGAGTGCCTAATTGTTTCTGACTGCATGGCCGAAACAGACACCACCCAATACGCCGATGTGCTGTTACCCGCCACGGGCTGGGGTGAAAAAAATGGCACCGTGACCAACGCTGACCGCACTATTTCTCGACAACGTGGTTTTATCCAGCCACTCGGCCAAGCACGCCACGATTGGTGGATTATCAGCGAAGTTGCAAAGCGGCTAGGTTACGGTGACGCCTTCCAATATGAACACGCCTACGAAATTTTTAGAGAACACGCTCAGCTAAGCGGCTTTGAAAACAACGGCAGCCGAGACTTCGACATCAGCGCATTTTCCAACATCACTCAACAGCAATACGATAGCCTAAAGCCGATTCAGTGGCCGGTGAATGAAACCTACCCCAGTGGCAAAGCGCGAATGTTTGATGACCAGCAGTTTTTTACCGCTGATAAAAAAGCCAATTTTATCGCCATTACGCCTAAGTTACCTGAACTTAACGCCGCTGATAAAAATAGCTTAATACTCAATAATGGGCGCGGGCGCGATCAATGGCACACCATGACTCGCACCAGTGCTGCAAAAAAACTCAACAGTCACGAGCTTTACCCAAGTGTGCTGATTAACCCACTCGATGCAAAAAAATTATCAATAATGGCTAATGACCTTGTGAAAATAGCCAACAAAAATTCGAACACGCTAGCTATCGCAAAACTCAGCACATCACAGAGTCCAGGAGAGTGCTATATGTCGATTCATTGGAACCAGCAGTTCGCGAATAAAACCAAAGCTAACAATCTAACTCAATTTATTGCCGACCCTGTTTCTGGGCAGCCACAATACAAACAGAATCGGGTTCAGGCACAGGCAGTTACAACCAAGCGCTGGTTAGCACTATTCAGTCAGCAAGCTATTTCATTGAATCATAACGATAATTTTTCGGTGTCTATTGAAGTCAATCGTGGTTATTTTTATCTACAGGCACTATCAGAATCAATGCTTGAATCGGAGTGTCTTAGCCTCTTACCAAACGTAGAAAAGCAGTTGCAATACCGGCGACCCAACCAAGATGAATATCGCATTACCGGCATTGTGGATTCGCAGATTGACTACATCGTCAGTGTTTCAGAACAATCGCCCATTCCAGCATTAGATGCGTTAATGCGCATGTTCGAACAAGGCCAATGTAACAGCGAATTAGAAAACGAGCTGATGTCTAAAAGTATCGACGTCATCGGTCAACGCGTATGCAGTTGTTTTAATGTTTATCACAGCGACATTAGCGATTACTTAAAACAACACCCCGAGGCAAGCCAAAGTGAACTTCAGCGTGAACTCCGCTGTGGCAGTAATTGTGGCAGCTGCCGTCCTGAGATCGCCGACATCGTCTCGCATTGGCAAGCCGATGTTAAGGTGGCCGAAAACTTATAA
- the nirD gene encoding nitrite reductase small subunit NirD, translating into MSTTHKTWQAVCSTKDLIPYSGVAAKFDNQQVAIFYLPHLEPSVYAIGHFDPFSRANVLARGIVCDIKGQLCVASPLYKQHFSFLTGLCLEDENMYVPVWAAKIENQQVLLCQS; encoded by the coding sequence ATGTCTACGACACACAAAACTTGGCAAGCCGTCTGTAGTACAAAGGACCTAATCCCATACTCTGGCGTTGCCGCCAAATTCGACAACCAACAGGTGGCGATTTTTTATTTGCCACACTTAGAGCCCAGCGTCTACGCCATTGGCCATTTCGATCCTTTTAGTCGAGCCAACGTGCTTGCGCGAGGCATTGTCTGTGACATTAAAGGGCAGCTCTGTGTTGCCTCGCCACTTTACAAGCAGCACTTTAGTTTTTTAACTGGCCTGTGCCTAGAAGATGAAAATATGTACGTGCCTGTTTGGGCGGCAAAAATAGAAAACCAACAGGTTTTGTTGTGCCAAAGCTAA
- a CDS encoding DUF6708 domain-containing protein, with protein MNDLKKIENSINAQKNNLYQIIKKPALLVCFLMWVFLSLLVTHSEKDIGDAFFYFVMFFCILIAAYMLVIFLLKFTVGGKETVLATATVEGFIREKKVEYFTPKTGTVTNYIYYLDVINSSPRLRTVTINFVQYDCVSEMYRRNPDKLIKTEVAILKPKAADLISSYTLDGTLVLLPFKEYVSDKDTAGKIVEDSAIDEQYVAPLQLGRQPVFNAARYPEIKENAQYEDVLTPGMSIIKFEHFDDVTLEQETVFEGDKLMDYSYIKDAISESGNVYNEFMDFRTREEPKVHRKGPNFLGYCLIFYAVNFFFIRNHSSFQDSYLFLNILITSVLVLGYAFFIYVPLRVSLPVRFHRNNDEVYLYEKQGLYKVPWQELDVSIVARKQDSDTIYDLVVWLPGKYNHENKNAPDTYRTLYSSSNIHGKVYFYWDYINRYMNFDPYFEQYIESDDKPKKKEKEQKDPTKGASLFDLFIGLVVFFMIPVVIIFLASDTSALRARLNPNKQKWPDIVHKWSGRISNWY; from the coding sequence ATGAATGATCTTAAAAAAATCGAAAACTCGATTAATGCCCAGAAAAATAACCTTTACCAGATAATAAAAAAACCTGCTTTGCTTGTTTGTTTTTTAATGTGGGTATTTCTATCACTATTAGTGACGCATAGTGAAAAAGATATCGGTGACGCTTTTTTTTACTTCGTAATGTTTTTTTGCATATTAATAGCAGCCTATATGCTTGTTATTTTTTTGCTTAAATTTACTGTTGGAGGCAAAGAGACTGTATTAGCTACTGCGACTGTTGAAGGCTTTATCCGTGAAAAGAAGGTTGAATACTTTACGCCAAAAACAGGAACCGTCACTAATTATATATATTATCTGGATGTCATAAATTCATCACCACGCTTAAGAACAGTGACGATTAACTTTGTGCAATACGATTGCGTGAGTGAAATGTATCGCCGTAATCCAGATAAGCTGATCAAAACGGAAGTCGCAATCTTAAAACCTAAAGCTGCTGACTTAATCTCTAGTTATACATTAGACGGAACGCTGGTTCTATTACCATTTAAAGAATATGTTTCTGACAAGGATACCGCAGGGAAAATTGTCGAAGATAGTGCAATAGATGAGCAGTACGTAGCTCCGTTGCAGCTCGGCCGACAGCCTGTTTTCAATGCTGCCAGATACCCTGAAATTAAAGAGAATGCTCAATATGAAGATGTGCTAACGCCCGGCATGTCAATTATTAAGTTTGAACACTTTGACGACGTAACGCTAGAGCAGGAGACAGTCTTCGAAGGCGATAAGTTAATGGATTATAGCTATATCAAAGATGCTATATCTGAGTCGGGTAATGTCTATAATGAGTTTATGGATTTTCGTACACGCGAGGAGCCTAAAGTACACCGTAAGGGGCCTAATTTTTTAGGCTACTGCCTTATCTTTTACGCGGTTAACTTTTTTTTCATCCGAAATCATTCCAGCTTCCAAGATTCATACTTGTTTCTAAACATATTGATCACTTCTGTTTTAGTACTAGGTTATGCTTTTTTTATCTATGTTCCTCTAAGGGTTTCGTTACCCGTTCGGTTTCATCGAAATAATGACGAAGTATATCTGTATGAAAAGCAGGGGCTGTATAAAGTTCCTTGGCAAGAGCTTGATGTTTCTATCGTTGCTAGAAAACAGGATTCCGATACCATTTATGATTTAGTTGTCTGGTTGCCAGGAAAATATAATCATGAAAATAAGAATGCGCCAGATACCTATAGAACGCTCTATAGCTCTAGCAATATACATGGGAAAGTTTATTTTTATTGGGATTATATTAACCGCTACATGAACTTTGATCCTTATTTTGAGCAGTATATTGAATCAGACGATAAGCCAAAAAAGAAAGAAAAAGAACAAAAAGACCCAACCAAAGGAGCGAGTTTATTTGATCTTTTTATAGGCCTTGTTGTGTTTTTTATGATCCCGGTAGTTATAATTTTTTTGGCATCAGACACAAGTGCTTTGAGAGCGAGGTTAAACCCGAATAAACAAAAGTGGCCCGATATCGTACATAAATGGAGCGGTCGCATTTCAAATTGGTACTGA
- the nirB gene encoding nitrite reductase large subunit NirB: protein MNRLVVVGNGMVGHHFVIQFMQNLKAQKNAADWQVTVIGEEHYPAYDRVHLSEYFDNDADHLALTSAEEYDQLGIHFIMGDAVTGINRKTQQVTTASGQSFNYDKLVLGTGSYPFVPPVPGHEQEHCFVYRTLDDLDAIRNSAQGAKTGVVIGGGLLGLEAANALKQLGLEAHVIEFAPRLMPVQVDEDGGELLKRLIEETDVQVHTGYATTLIEAGESSRYRMTFKDHDPLETDMVVFSAGIRPRDQLARECGLDVHERGGVIINDQCQTSDENIYAIGEVALWQNKIYGLVAPGYRMAETAASDIFSIEANFTGADMSTKLKLLGIDVGSIGDAHAQTEGAEIYQYYDGTKKTYRKMVVSADGKKLLGAVLVGDNSYYDTLLQYSLNAIELPAEPQSLILPSTDSAPALGADMLPDTATICSCLNVTKGDVIAAVDNGCCTAADVSDCTGAGSGCGGCAQLLKDTVNAELAKRGVEVNNHLCEHFSYSREELTHIILTKQIKTYAQLLAEHGQGLGCEICKPTVGGILAATWNEHVLNEEHVSLQDTNDTFLANMQKDGTYSVVPRIAGGEITPDALIKIGEVAKEFKLYTKITGGQRIDLFGAQLHQLPLIWQQLVDAGFETGQAYGKSVRTVKSCVGSTWCRYGVQDSVGMAIHIEDRYKGIRAPHKVKFAVSGCTRECAEAQSKDFGVIATENGWNLYVCGNGGMKPRHADLFATDLDDDTLIKYIDRIFMFYIRTGERLQRTARWLENLEGGLDYLKSVVIDDHLGINADLEVQMERLLNTFQCEWATTLRDEEKLKRFRTFVNAADSDDNIVFVQERGQIRPARTDEKEQLIAVSNAG from the coding sequence ATGAATCGATTGGTTGTTGTAGGCAATGGGATGGTCGGCCACCATTTTGTTATTCAGTTCATGCAAAATCTAAAAGCACAAAAAAACGCTGCCGACTGGCAAGTCACGGTAATCGGTGAAGAACACTACCCTGCTTACGACCGTGTTCATCTATCGGAATACTTTGACAACGATGCCGATCACTTAGCTCTAACCAGCGCGGAAGAATACGACCAGCTGGGCATTCATTTTATTATGGGCGATGCCGTAACAGGCATTAACCGCAAAACACAGCAGGTGACTACAGCCAGCGGCCAAAGTTTTAACTACGATAAGTTGGTTCTGGGCACAGGCTCGTATCCCTTTGTGCCGCCAGTGCCTGGGCACGAACAAGAACACTGTTTTGTTTATCGCACCCTCGACGATTTAGATGCCATTCGCAACAGTGCTCAAGGAGCCAAAACCGGCGTTGTTATTGGCGGCGGCTTACTCGGTTTAGAAGCGGCGAACGCGTTAAAGCAACTCGGCTTAGAAGCGCACGTCATTGAATTTGCACCTAGGCTGATGCCGGTTCAGGTTGATGAAGACGGCGGCGAATTGCTCAAGCGATTAATCGAAGAAACCGATGTTCAGGTGCATACTGGCTACGCCACGACACTGATTGAAGCTGGCGAAAGCAGTCGCTACCGAATGACCTTTAAAGATCATGACCCATTAGAAACCGACATGGTGGTGTTCTCTGCCGGTATTCGGCCAAGAGACCAATTGGCGCGAGAATGCGGTTTGGATGTTCACGAACGCGGCGGCGTTATTATCAACGACCAATGTCAAACCTCAGACGAAAATATCTATGCCATCGGCGAAGTGGCGTTATGGCAAAATAAAATTTATGGCTTAGTCGCTCCCGGCTATCGCATGGCAGAAACAGCGGCATCCGATATTTTTTCTATCGAAGCCAACTTCACTGGCGCAGACATGTCGACCAAACTGAAGTTATTGGGCATCGATGTCGGCTCCATTGGTGACGCTCACGCCCAAACCGAAGGCGCTGAAATCTACCAATATTACGATGGCACCAAAAAAACCTACCGTAAAATGGTGGTCAGTGCAGATGGTAAAAAATTACTCGGCGCGGTGTTGGTCGGTGATAACAGCTACTACGATACCCTGCTGCAATACAGCCTAAATGCGATTGAATTACCAGCGGAACCTCAGTCGTTAATCCTGCCTTCTACCGATTCGGCGCCAGCGCTTGGTGCAGATATGCTGCCCGATACAGCCACCATTTGTTCTTGTTTGAATGTCACCAAAGGCGATGTTATTGCCGCAGTTGATAACGGCTGCTGTACCGCTGCGGATGTATCGGATTGCACCGGCGCAGGCAGTGGCTGTGGCGGTTGTGCTCAACTATTAAAAGACACCGTCAACGCCGAATTAGCCAAACGTGGCGTGGAAGTAAACAACCATTTATGCGAGCACTTTTCTTACAGCCGTGAAGAACTAACGCACATTATTTTAACTAAACAAATTAAAACCTATGCGCAACTTTTAGCCGAGCACGGCCAAGGTTTGGGTTGTGAAATTTGCAAACCGACAGTCGGCGGTATTCTGGCAGCGACTTGGAACGAGCACGTACTCAACGAAGAGCATGTTAGCTTGCAAGACACCAACGATACTTTTTTAGCCAACATGCAAAAGGATGGCACCTATTCTGTTGTGCCGCGAATTGCAGGCGGCGAAATCACCCCAGACGCGCTGATTAAAATTGGCGAAGTCGCTAAAGAATTTAAGCTCTACACCAAGATTACCGGCGGTCAGCGTATTGATTTATTCGGTGCACAACTGCATCAGCTGCCGCTGATTTGGCAGCAGTTGGTCGATGCGGGTTTTGAAACCGGCCAAGCCTATGGCAAGTCGGTACGTACCGTTAAAAGCTGCGTTGGCAGCACTTGGTGTCGCTATGGTGTTCAAGACTCGGTTGGCATGGCGATCCATATTGAAGACCGCTACAAAGGCATTCGCGCACCACACAAAGTTAAGTTCGCCGTCAGTGGCTGTACTCGAGAATGTGCCGAAGCACAAAGTAAAGACTTTGGCGTCATCGCTACCGAAAACGGCTGGAACCTTTATGTTTGCGGTAACGGCGGCATGAAACCTCGACACGCCGATCTATTTGCAACCGACCTCGACGATGACACGTTGATTAAATACATCGACCGAATCTTTATGTTTTACATCCGTACTGGCGAGCGCTTACAGCGTACTGCTCGTTGGTTAGAAAACTTAGAAGGCGGTTTGGATTATTTAAAATCTGTCGTCATCGATGATCACTTAGGTATCAATGCCGACCTTGAAGTACAGATGGAACGGCTACTAAACACATTCCAATGTGAATGGGCAACAACGTTACGCGACGAAGAAAAACTGAAACGCTTCCGCACCTTTGTCAACGCCGCCGATAGCGACGACAACATTGTCTTCGTACAAGAGCGCGGTCAAATACGCCCTGCTCGCACGGATGAAAAAGAACAACTCATTGCCGTCAGCAACGCCGGTTAA
- a CDS encoding PLP-dependent aminotransferase family protein encodes MDISKQENKEYDFASSMQPMLGQQNLVKNALQDLALDTHAIEEVMTYAATGIDKHRTIFIDWLASKNIHTAAETLVFTQGAQQGIYTCLQILTHKEDFILHEELAYPGFFRAVDACGLKPLAVPLTKDGLDTEALEHYCQQHRPKVLYITPNMQNPTNIRYTAEVLEKIVALSQQYDFYIIEDDVNYCLPEDWRTPLQQLAADRVFYVSSLSKYVAGGLRIAFTLVPEGWQKEFNLNLHSQCWMVSTINIELASRFLMHESFQYNQELLAQEMRYRQKRFMEFSVKHHLEATEGGLNVWLKLPPQFNMNQLSGYLNSKNIKVRTADLFNHPATTPTKENAIRMALGSFTYREEFDQALTAFESSLLEFISHQQEPVI; translated from the coding sequence ATGGATATCAGCAAACAAGAAAATAAAGAATATGACTTTGCATCAAGCATGCAGCCAATGCTCGGGCAACAAAATTTAGTAAAAAATGCGTTACAGGATTTAGCGTTAGATACTCACGCCATAGAAGAAGTAATGACTTATGCAGCCACCGGCATTGATAAACATCGAACTATTTTTATCGACTGGCTGGCTAGTAAAAACATTCACACGGCTGCAGAAACTTTAGTTTTTACTCAAGGCGCACAACAGGGTATTTATACTTGCTTGCAAATACTCACACATAAAGAAGATTTTATTTTACACGAGGAGCTCGCCTACCCTGGATTTTTTCGTGCCGTTGATGCCTGCGGTCTAAAGCCTTTAGCCGTGCCGCTGACTAAAGATGGCCTAGATACTGAAGCTCTAGAGCACTATTGCCAACAGCATCGACCTAAGGTGCTGTACATTACTCCAAACATGCAAAACCCAACAAACATTCGCTATACCGCAGAAGTGTTAGAAAAGATTGTTGCACTCAGCCAGCAATATGATTTTTATATCATTGAAGATGATGTTAACTATTGCTTACCTGAAGATTGGCGAACGCCGCTGCAACAACTGGCAGCCGATCGAGTGTTTTATGTTTCTAGTTTATCTAAATACGTCGCTGGCGGATTAAGAATAGCCTTTACTCTAGTACCAGAAGGCTGGCAAAAAGAGTTTAACTTAAACCTACACAGCCAATGCTGGATGGTCTCGACCATAAACATTGAACTGGCCAGCCGCTTTTTAATGCATGAAAGCTTTCAATACAACCAAGAACTATTAGCGCAAGAAATGCGTTATCGTCAGAAGCGTTTTATGGAGTTTTCCGTCAAGCATCATTTAGAGGCAACCGAAGGCGGTTTGAATGTTTGGCTAAAATTACCTCCTCAATTCAACATGAACCAACTTAGCGGCTACCTGAATTCCAAAAACATTAAAGTAAGAACTGCGGATTTATTTAACCACCCTGCTACGACACCAACTAAAGAAAACGCCATAAGAATGGCATTGGGTAGCTTTACCTATCGTGAAGAGTTCGACCAAGCTCTCACTGCCTTTGAAAGTTCCTTACTAGAATTTATAAGCCATCAACAAGAGCCTGTAATTTAA
- a CDS encoding ABC-F family ATP-binding cassette domain-containing protein, whose amino-acid sequence MSLINVLNISFQAGTKKLFDNLSFSIEPGDRIGLVGHNGCGKSSLLSLLLNRQTPDDGRIQIQRGLKVGSVEQFVPEGLAELTMLDSLLDTIEFDERLSRKYEAETLLYSLGFSNDQFKQKMAELSGGQKSLILFARAIIKEPELILLDEPGNHMDVSAMNALKQFLSQPQVPAFLMISHDRDLLDSVTNRTLWLRDERCYSFALPYSLARLALADQDEAAAKTRASEEKQIDKLKVSAKRLATWGKVYDNEDLARKAKTMEKRVDKLEANKTFISQGTGLSLSVDTELLRSKQLFTFENERITAPDGRLLYAIDELVFRPGDRIALLGINGSGKSSCIKSLLANSEKDIGQQTTTRFNPNVRIGYFDQELELFDQPISIFDWLLEHSHAQADDITQTLIHWGFAYRDHSRLVNRLSGGERARLVLLGFQLEQPNLLIMDEPTNHIDLQGKEQLEQELMADGLSLLLTSHDKLFIERVATRYWLIEAGQLKEIHDLNDFYRSLDTTIHDSLNNHPNRDTSIDSVARPRNNNSSTSVAGEDTGSTTNEELLLERVYQLETLLTEDKARKKKFQKPKKQQQWQNELEELLGQL is encoded by the coding sequence ATGTCCTTAATAAATGTTCTTAATATTTCTTTTCAAGCAGGTACTAAAAAGCTGTTTGATAATCTTTCCTTTTCTATTGAACCCGGTGATCGCATTGGTCTTGTAGGTCATAACGGTTGTGGAAAGTCTTCACTATTATCACTCTTACTCAACAGGCAAACGCCAGACGACGGACGCATTCAGATTCAACGCGGATTAAAGGTTGGCTCAGTTGAACAGTTTGTTCCTGAAGGTTTAGCCGAGCTAACCATGCTCGATTCATTACTCGATACGATAGAATTCGATGAACGTCTCAGCCGCAAATACGAAGCAGAAACCCTCCTTTACAGTCTTGGCTTTAGCAACGACCAGTTTAAACAAAAAATGGCCGAACTCAGCGGTGGCCAAAAGAGTTTAATTCTTTTTGCGCGCGCGATTATCAAGGAGCCGGAATTGATTTTACTCGACGAACCCGGAAACCATATGGACGTAAGCGCTATGAATGCATTAAAGCAATTTTTATCGCAACCACAGGTTCCGGCTTTTTTGATGATTTCGCACGATAGGGATTTGCTCGATAGTGTGACTAATCGAACCTTATGGCTACGCGATGAACGTTGTTATAGTTTCGCTTTACCTTACAGCTTGGCAAGGCTTGCGCTCGCCGACCAAGATGAAGCCGCCGCTAAAACTCGTGCCAGCGAAGAGAAGCAAATCGATAAGCTAAAAGTTAGCGCAAAACGGCTCGCAACATGGGGTAAGGTTTACGATAACGAAGATCTCGCTCGTAAAGCAAAAACGATGGAAAAACGTGTTGATAAGCTAGAAGCAAACAAAACCTTTATCTCGCAAGGTACAGGCTTATCGCTATCGGTTGATACCGAGCTTTTGCGCTCGAAACAACTGTTCACTTTTGAGAACGAACGCATCACTGCACCTGACGGTCGCTTACTTTATGCTATTGATGAACTGGTTTTTCGGCCCGGTGATCGAATTGCACTCTTAGGTATTAACGGCAGCGGCAAATCCAGTTGCATTAAGTCGTTATTAGCTAACAGCGAAAAGGATATTGGCCAACAAACCACAACTCGTTTCAACCCGAATGTTCGCATTGGTTATTTTGATCAGGAGTTGGAGCTATTCGATCAGCCGATCAGCATTTTCGACTGGCTACTTGAGCACAGCCACGCACAAGCAGACGATATAACCCAAACCTTAATTCACTGGGGCTTTGCGTATCGCGACCACTCTCGTCTCGTTAACAGGCTCAGTGGTGGCGAACGTGCACGGTTAGTTTTACTAGGTTTTCAATTAGAGCAGCCAAACTTACTGATCATGGATGAACCGACCAACCACATTGATTTACAGGGTAAGGAACAATTAGAGCAGGAACTCATGGCCGATGGACTTTCCTTGCTACTCACCTCACACGATAAATTATTTATTGAACGAGTGGCGACTCGCTATTGGTTAATAGAGGCTGGGCAATTAAAAGAAATTCACGATCTGAATGACTTCTATCGTTCGCTTGATACAACGATCCACGACTCATTAAACAACCACCCTAACAGAGATACTTCTATTGATTCTGTTGCTAGACCTAGAAACAATAACAGCTCAACCTCGGTTGCAGGTGAAGATACAGGCTCAACAACTAATGAAGAGTTACTATTAGAACGCGTCTACCAATTAGAAACATTACTCACAGAAGATAAAGCAAGGAAGAAAAAATTCCAAAAACCGAAAAAACAGCAGCAATGGCAAAACGAGCTAGAAGAACTATTAGGCCAACTTTGA
- a CDS encoding GNAT family N-acetyltransferase encodes MSIIVRRAEANDARAIKEVYEGKAAYGNTLQLPKPSYELWQQRFSNVPENVYAYVALIEDEVVGNLGFHVQTNPRRRHVATFGMGVKDNFTGQGVGSALLATAIDLADNWLNIKRIEITAFVDNTSAISLYKKFGFVIEGEAPAYAFRNGEFASVYHMARVVS; translated from the coding sequence GTGAGTATTATTGTAAGGCGAGCAGAAGCAAATGATGCTCGGGCAATCAAAGAGGTTTATGAAGGCAAAGCGGCTTATGGCAATACCTTGCAGCTACCCAAACCTTCGTATGAATTATGGCAGCAACGCTTTAGTAACGTGCCAGAAAATGTATATGCTTATGTAGCGCTGATCGAAGATGAAGTTGTTGGTAACTTGGGTTTTCATGTGCAGACTAATCCTCGTCGTCGGCATGTCGCAACCTTTGGTATGGGTGTTAAAGATAATTTTACTGGTCAGGGTGTTGGCAGCGCTTTACTCGCGACAGCAATCGATTTAGCCGATAACTGGCTCAATATTAAACGCATTGAAATCACGGCTTTTGTTGATAACACCAGTGCGATTAGCCTGTATAAAAAATTTGGTTTTGTTATTGAAGGCGAAGCGCCTGCTTACGCCTTCCGTAACGGTGAGTTTGCTTCGGTGTACCACATGGCTAGAGTCGTGAGCTAA